DNA from Eucalyptus grandis isolate ANBG69807.140 chromosome 5, ASM1654582v1, whole genome shotgun sequence:
ACACTTGTGTAGAAACTTACGCAGATGCGGAAGATTTTAACCAACAGTTAGTAAAAGATTTGTGCGACAAATTCCAGCTGAAAAAGTCAATCTAAACTTCGAGGAATTACGAGACCTTCATTAGAATAAGGTCCCAAATAAAAGACCAAAGTCACACAATCTTGATAATTAATCTTTATCCGAATTACATCTATCAGCCTAACATCACaatcaaattgaaaacaaaGAGCTGATTAAATATAATGATTATCCTAGGACATACGACATGTTGAACTTACCAACTCATTGCGTTGTGAAAGAGGCATCACAACTTTTACAAGCTTTCTTTCTCAGCATAGAGTGTACGAAATGGTTTCTTCATTCCTCCGTCAGCTGAACCACATGGGAGCTAAGAAAAGCACTATTTTGCCAATCTCATAAACTAATACAATAGCCGGTACCCATCTTTAATACCAGAATAAAAATCTGATTTAAAGCATATCTTTGTATGTACGATCCATCAAGTTCCTCGACTAATCGTGCAAATACATTTCGAATtacttatcaaaagaaaattacattaTTCTGAATGAAGATTACAATTGAAACTTATTAGAATGATCTAAAGTTGCGAATCTTCGATAGTAATATACTTATGAACCCAAAGCAAACGGCGTCATGATTAAAGCCCAGAACAAGGAGGCATGTGTTGGGGCGGCGGAAGCAACTTCTGGTCCGTGTTTGGCCCCTCTCCAACGATGAGGACCGTGTCCATTCCCCAGCTTGCATGGCGATCTAAGTGACAGTGCACGAACCACACCCCTACAAGCACAAATGAAAGAATAATCTGTCAATTATGCATTCATCTACATAACTAAATTCATGCAAAACTAATGGCGAAATGgataagaaatatatttttccatgcATTTCTCCTGATGAAATCCTAATACCTGGATTATTGGCTCTGAATCTGATCGCTGTCCAGCCGTTTTTGGGGAGTCCAACGGTGTTAATATAGGGCGGATCCACTGTATTATACTGCGATACATAGGAGTCACTGAAATTTCCATCGCCCATTCCGACGACATAAAAGCTATAGCCGTGCAAATGCATGGGGTGATTCTCCGCTGCTCCGAAGTTGGTCCCTTGAAATCTTATTTCGACCTCCTCATTATACTTGATCATCAACACTTCGGTGCTCACAAAGGCAGCTTCCCTAAGGCCGAGACATTTCCAGTGTAGTCGAACACAAAGGGTGGTTTATCCGGAAAAGTATTGTTGTAGACTCCACTTATATTGCTGCACACACCACATGAACATAATGTTATAGACACATTTGGATGTTGAATTACGCCTTCGCTTTCAACCAGTTAAATTGGTTCGGTTTGGAAAACATTTCAACCTGAATCACCTCTATTGgtttaagaaaaatattcaatCCGAACAAATAGGATCAAAGTTGGTAGGTCTAGTGATTTACTTACTTGTAGTATGCTTGGAGAATGCTAATCGATGGAGTCAAAAACTTATGTTGTTCAAGCTCGCCGAATGCATAGAGCCCTGTGGACCAAGACATGTTTTATTAGTAGGACACGGCTGTTGATTCACAGACACCGTGATCGTAATGTTCCTAGTGATTTTGGTCGGAACTGTGGCTGGATGTTCTTTACTGTTCAAACTCCTCAATTGGATAGTGAAGTTTCCAGCATCGCTCTTGTTGGTAAAACCCGGAAGCTCGGGTAATGCGGGAGTCTCAGTGGTTATAACTACCGCTGTATTGGAATATCCCCCTTGTGACGTTTTCGTTGGTCGAGGCATCAGTGTCCACAAACGGACTGAATTCCATGTAGTAGCGACCAGGGCTTTGGTTCGCGGTGACCAAAACGTCCATTGTTTGACCAGGAGTTATCATGAGGTAATTGGTCTTAAGTGGCTTCAAATAAGCTCCATCCATTCCGACTACGGTGAGATTGTGCTTGGCTATGCCAAAGAACATCTCTTCATTCATCCCCGAGTGGATGATCCGAAAGAGATACGTTTTTCCTTGCACAACTGTTATATTGTACATCAAacctacaaaagaaaaggaaaacaccTTCTTAACAAAccaaggaaaaaaggaaaagcttttctttttgaaaaatagcatATATCACACTCATATATACACACAAGAATTAGTACCATTAGAGCATGGATAAGTGTCTCCAGGTTGACCATTGATGGTATAGGCCACAGATAAGTCTGGATCGCCCCCAGTAGCAAGAGCCTCATCAATTATGGCCTTCGTATCTCTCGCATACCATTCAGCTGCGTGCCAAATTATAGTTTtgttaagaaaaacaaaacaaactgTTATTTGTGCATGTgtaagtaaaaaattatttctgtgaTTTAAGTTAGTTGAAATTAGAATACCGATCACAATTGTGTGTTGTTTGTCAAACTTGTAAGGGTAGTTAGTGCCACCAACAGGCAAAATGATTATAGGGCCGTGTACAGTTGCACGTGTCCAATCGCTGTGAGCATGCCACCATAGCGTGccttcttcttcggtgagaaTGACTTTTTGAAGGAAGCTTGAGTTCGTAGGGATTGGGCATTGTGTGACATTCTCCGGGCCATCAGACCAGGGATACCTTATTTGTCTCACTCCATGCCTGCACATGTGGACAATATTAGGAAGGCGAGAGAGGAGGGGGGGATCAAGGGTGGAGGAAGGGTGGTTTTATTTTTACCAATGAATAGTGACTCCATAAGGTCCTATGTTGGTAACATTGACATAGATGGTATCGCCCTTGTGAGCACGAATCTTCGGCCCCGGAAACAGACCATTCACGGTCAATACAGTCCGATTCGTCTCACACAACATGTCAATGGGTGTCTCCTTTACCTAccacaaataaaaaatcatcctATAAAACTTGGGCCGTCATACATCTGACACAGTCTCTCTTATTAAATTGATGCAAGAATCGTTTTGGCACATCCTTATTTACAGTAACATTAATTCATTCAAAGCCTCTAGCTGAATTTTCTTCCGGAGTAAAGACTCCAAATGGGGTTGGAAACCGCATCCGAAAGAATAAGTTAATAAATCACATGACTGTAGAAATTTGCGGGATACTACTAAActgtgaagaaattgaatatAAGTTGATTCTTACATTGAATATTGTAATATGATAACATTTACGATTTATGAGATTATGGTTGAATCTAATGCTTCTAAAGGAGTCTAAAACTCATAACGAATGGGACAATAGTCTCTAAATGTTCTATATGGCCTGAAAATGACACGCTTGAAGTGCTCAGGGACGGGATATTCCTACTTACCACGAAATCATAGCGGAGGACTTTGCCTTGAGCTATGCAAAAGAGCAGGGTCAAGGTGAACGCATACCCTAGAAATGtacccattctctctctctctctctctctctcggagaACTTGTACCAATCACTTGATATGTTCTCTTTCTACTTGTGACCTTCCCCTTCCATGGAAAGGAGCAATTTATAGGAAATTTCTTTCAATGTTTAGCAGTCGCTGTCTCACTAGCGTGAGCCGCCGTAGTGCCCACAGAAACGTGCCCTTTGACCTCACAACAGATGAAACTTCAAGGAAGAAAAGATGATCATTTGTCTTTCGAAGGCACGTGCTCATTTTTTCCGTGTTTCCACGAAGGAGAAGATTGGTTAAAGAGCACCGCCAAGGGAAGAGCTGATAAATTTCTCTCGACTTACTTAGTCATACGGGCTTAAAGGGTTTTAACAAAATATTTCTGAAActtcaaggaagagaaagatGATCATTTGTCTTTCGAAGGCAAAGGGAGAAGAATGGTAAATTTCTCTCGACTtacttagggcctgtttggctgcaattgtttctgttcccaggaacaaactTCTGTTTTTGTTCAAGGAAGAAAAGATGATCATTTGTCTTTGTTCGAACAAAAAGGCAcgttttgtgtttcttgtttacatttttttttctttttctttttctcttattttcttgttctttttccttttgtttccacGAAGGAGAAGATTGGCCGAGGGCTCGCCGTAGGCGAGAGCCATGGTGACCGCTCAAGCCCGGATCCAGCAGAGctgacctcgcccggcggccggcgagcctcggcctcgacTTACTTAGTGGCTCGGCGGGCCGAGGCTCGgagctcgcccgaccatggCGGCCGAGCCTCGCACCGATTTTCGATCTCGCCagtccgggcgagctcgcccggcgggctGCGAGCCTCGGCCTCAGCGCTCCGATCAACGGTGAATCGCGAGCTCCAAGCTCGGCCTCGCATCAACGATCGAGCCCGGCCATGTGTTTTGCGCCGGCTATCGATCTCGCCCGAGATCAGAAGCAGGCGAGCTCGCCCACGGCCGACCTCGGCAATGGCCGGCGGCCGCGCctcaagctcggcctcgccgagatcaAGGCGAGCCGACCCTGCCCGgcccggtcgccggccaaggccttggccggcgaccgattgaaaaaaaaaaatgaaaaagaaaaaaaggaaaaataagaaaaataaaagaaataaaaaaa
Protein-coding regions in this window:
- the LOC104429460 gene encoding laccase-14 translates to MGTFLGYAFTLTLLFCIAQGKVLRYDFVVKETPIDMLCETNRTVLTVNGLFPGPKIRAHKGDTIYVNVTNIGPYGVTIHWHGVRQIRYPWSDGPENVTQCPIPTNSSFLQKVILTEEEGTLWWHAHSDWTRATVHGPIIILPVGGTNYPYKFDKQHTIVIAEWYARDTKAIIDEALATGGDPDLSVAYTINGQPGDTYPCSNGLMYNITVVQGKTYLFRIIHSGMNEEMFFGIAKHNLTVVGMDGAYLKPLKTNYLMITPGQTMDVLVTANQSPGRYYMEFSPFVDTDASTNENVTRGIFQYSGLYAFGELEQHKFLTPSISILQAYYKEAAFVSTEVLMIKYNEEVEIRFQGTNFGAAENHPMHLHGYSFYVVGMGDGNFSDSYVSQYNTVDPPYINTVGLPKNGWTAIRFRANNPGVWFVHCHLDRHASWGMDTVLIVGEGPNTDQKLLPPPQHMPPCSGL